A single window of Tiliqua scincoides isolate rTilSci1 chromosome 10, rTilSci1.hap2, whole genome shotgun sequence DNA harbors:
- the LOC136661498 gene encoding kin of IRRE-like protein 1, with protein sequence MPLSLPEVISSSRQINLAQVSKYICINETVFVFVLGAEYPPVVMLSVQPQTVTEGGKVSFLCTATSNPELTGDRWAKGGVPIPEANGDSYEALVDQSFFMEPVSCEGSNAVGSTLVDVHFGAHLISQPKPLTVGVGSDASFTCTWAGSPPLTLAWTKKGSSVVSSNGNALHLKAVTQEDAGMYVCKAIVPRIGVAEKAVAVNGPPIIGAEPSLQTAVGAKARLECLVGSVPPPDRIAWSWGEWVLDAGSLDRFTVDTMVTDQGVLSALLIDPTHDSDFTLAYNCTAWNRFGARSATV encoded by the exons ATGCCCTTGTCTCTCCCCGAGGTGATCAGCAGCAGCCGCCAGATAAATCTTGCCCAAGTcagcaaatatatttgcataaatgagaccgtgtttgtgtttgttcttgGTGCGGAAT atccccctgtcgtcatgctgtcggtgcaGCCGCAAACGGTCaccgagggtggcaaagtgagctttctctgcacggccacctccaacccggagctgacaggcgacag gtgggccaaaggaggtgtgcccattccggaggccaacggggacagctATGAGGCGTTAGTCGatcaatcgtttttcatggagcccgtgtcgtgcgagggctcgaatgccgtcggcagcacactggtggatgtgcatt ttggagcccaccttatctcccagcccaagcccctgactgtaggtgttggttctgatgcctctttcacctgtacctgggcggggagtccacctctcaccctagcctggaccaagaagggatctagtgtg gtgtcgagcaatggaaacgcgctacacctcaaggctgtgacgcaggaagatgccggcatgtacgtctgcaaagccatcgtgccacgcattggagtggctgagaaggcagtagctgtgaatg ggccgcccattattggcgcggaaccaagcctgcagactgcagtgggggccaaggcacggctggagtgtttggtggggagcgtcccaccccccgacaggatt gcctggtcgtggggtgaatgggtgctggatgctggctcgctagatcggttcacggtggacaccatggtgaccgaccaaggggtgctctctgctttgctgatcgacccaacgcatgacagcgacttcaccttggcctacaactgtaccgcatggaatcgctttggcgcacgttccgctaccgtc